The Toxoplasma gondii ME49 chromosome XI, whole genome shotgun sequence region CGAGTCTCATCGCCTGCTCACTTCCCCTGGTTAGAAGGCGAGGTTCCAAAGAGCTGTCTTTGAATGCGTTTTTCTAGTTTTAGAACGAATCCATTGCTACGCACGTATTCAGTTAGGGTAGGCAAAGCGTTGCAGCGTTTCGATATACTTCGGAAGCATCCAATGCATACAGCAAGCCAATGAGCTGGCGAAATTATAGTTCTGGGTTCGTGAGTACATCTTGACCAGTTTCCCTGTGGTGTGGTGTCTACAGCGCTATCGACCTATCAACGCTTCCTGCATGCCTCGTCGCGCAGAACCTTCCCTCCATCGTGGTCGGCCATGTGCTGAGTCCGCAACCTGGGGAAAGAGTATTGGATATGTGCGCAGCTCCGGGAGGAAAGACCCTACATTTGGCAACCCTGATGAAGGGGCATGGGCTGATTGTTGCCGTGGAACGGTCCAAAACGCGGGCTGAAAAGCTTCGCAGTTTCCTGAGCACATCGTCACATGCATCTATCGTCGAAATTGTGTGCGGCGACAGTGCCAAAGGGACATGGCAAAGCACTCAACTAGGAATGGGCAGCCACGGACGAGATTTCATAGGTTATTTTGACCGGGTTCTAGCTGATGTTCCGTGTACTGCCTTGGGCTTGAGGCCCCGCATAGACTTTGAGGGCCTCACTGACCGCGTGGTCCTTGCAGCGGCCAAATACCAGAGAGAGTTTCTCAAGTCAGGTTGTCAGCTGTTAAAAACGGGTGGCACTCTAGTGTACTCTACGTGTTCAGTTTCCAGAGCAGAAAATGAGGAAAACGTGGCGTGGGCTCTTCGGCATTTGCCTCTCATGCTGGAACCCGCAGAGCCTTTTGTCGGCACTCACACGTTCGAAAATGGTGACAGAGGTGCTCGCCTATTTCCTCCCGGGGAGGCCGAGAAGCTACAGCGGTTCTGCCCGTCAGGAAATACAATTGGATTTTTCATTGCTAAGTTCCTGAAGACTGGGACGGGGTAAGCATTAACAAAAATCGGATAGAGCACGCTCCACTTCACCCCAGTCTTGAGTAACGGGCTTGTTGACTGTCACTTTCACTTCCCGCATGAAACGAAGTGAGGATCGAGAAGCAATAAAGGGAACTGCTATTTTTGCAAGAAGTCCCCCTGGTGATACCACCCACAGCCACATGGGCTGGAACATCAACTGTCAGAGGACCTAAAATAAAGGACCCGTAAACTTTTCCAAGATTGATGCCTGCTCATCTCGGGGACAGGCGCGCAGTCTGCTTCGATGCagcgcgaggaaacgcggatGAAAAAGTAGCTGCGGCGTCCGCGCCTTCTACAAATTAAGATTACAGGCCtgtatacacatgtatacgtGAGTGGGCACGTGACGACGAAGGGCGGGGAGCGGCTTGTCCGTGAAGCCCGCTGGAACTGTTGCGGTATATCCGCGGGGGACGTTACCCCCGTTTCATTGGGCTTTGTGTGAGTGCTCCCCCTGGGGGAACGCAAACTAATATGGGCAGTTAAAGAGCGACAAGTAAAAGCAAGTGCTCTGTAGCAGCGGAGGAAGCGTTCCTTGGAGCATGACACACCATGGCCTCTCGGCAGGCTTGGTACATGCCAGCTCCGCTGCAAATCCCCCTAGTTTCTGGTCCAGACATTGCATAACAACCATAAAAAATTCTCATCGACCCGGGGCGCGAAAACTGTAAGGTTGTGCTCCCCGTTGACCTCCAGTGCGAATTACCAGGCTGTCTCTCCCATGGTTTCCACAAAGTGGCCTCACATCACGATTCGTGATACGCACTTTCCTGAACGGAACCGACTGCGCTCAGCCCTCAGTATATTGCACCGGTTTTGTCTGGCTAGTGGAGGCTCGATCAGGCGACATCTCCACCGGTGACCTGGTCAATTGTTAAAGGCGTTGTTTCGTCGACCGGTGCCGGTTTGGCAGTGGTCGCAAAACTGCCATATGCAGCCCCGGAGGACATCAGTGAGAGGAAGATGTGCAGTGCCGTGAAGATGATCCAGAAGATTGAGAAGTGGGTGAAGCAAACAACGAAGATGGATATGATAGAGAGGATAAAATTGATGGTAAAAGCAAGGATGGTCACGCTGGTCATGGAGCGGGTCTTCCAAGACTCAAAGGACACGAGGCAGCCAAGAGTGCTTCCGACCAGGCCGACGCACGAAATCGCCGTCAACCACCTCATTGCTGGTGGCTTCTCACCCTCAACTGTTAGGTCCTTTGAAGTCTGTGTCAATAAATAAACGCACATGATGCCGTAAATTATGGAAAAGCCACGCAAACCCAGACGCGACGCTTGCATCCAAGCATTCTTCTTGGCCGAAACGGCTGTGGTGGGTGTTGATTGAGCAGTGTCCTCCATGGCTAAGACTCAATTCGGGCGCGGGTCTCCAGGATTTTTTACACTTGCTCCTCTGACAATGTTGTGGATAAAGATAACTCCCACGAGGTACTGACAGTGCACAGCTAACTCGTTTCCGAGTTCGGAACTGAACAAGAATTCCCAGGAGCTGGCAGGACAGGCGCGCAGTAGAAGCAAATGACTGAATACATCAAATGCCCCTCACCCAAAGAAAACGAATTACTGAGGAAAAATGTGCGATTACAGTTGAATGAAGGTCACTCTCATCGAATGAAGCCGGACATGATAAGAAGCAACATCAAGGCGATGCCAGCTGGCCGAAGTTAACTGCTGAGGACTAGCGACCAGGACCCCGCTACTGTCAACGTAGGTACTGCAGGATTCGTACGCCGAACACTAAACAGCTTAGTAAACGATAAAAACGGAGTGTACCACGTTAATGATATCCGTCCCTTTGTTTGATATCGATTTTTTGGGAGGGTTGCTCATCCTCGATCTGGCCCGTTTAGGCCTGCTAGCACAAAGACGATGGCCATGCAGACAAGTTTGCCGGCCGCGCAACTGACTGAGACAAGCATGAGCTGGCTCACGAAATCCACTGCAAGACATACGAGGTCGCGAGGGGGCAGCCTCACTTAAGTACCTTCAAAGAAAGCTTGAAAAACTTAAACGGGGCAAAACGGCGACCCATGTATGGATCCTCTAGTACTAAGCATTTTAGAGGGGGATTCCTGCGTGTTTTCTGCAAGACAATAGTGCCAGCAAGAACACCCGCCTGTAACACCCACTCCGCGCTGAACACGCGCTACGCGGACGCTACCGCCTGCCAAACGTGTTCACCTCTTCTCGCCAGCGCGCCCGACCTGGAACCGTTCAAAAGCTCTGAGATCGATCCGTAAGCTGGTTTAATTTCCCTGGTGCTGTCTTGTTACATGGGAGGTACGAGAGTGTAGGGGCAGCGCGGAAGAGAGTGGCTCGCAGCGGTAGCGGCACCACTACATTCGCAAccaacagaagagacaaaagggaTACTTCACTGGTACACTTCCAGTCATTCAGCAACCAGAGACGATGTTGCTACATGCCATAATCCTGGATCAGTGGATCCCTATTCGATGGTATTCCATTTTCAGCACTGAACTCTTGACTACCACCCTCCTGCGGCTGAGCATGGGGAAGACAAGGGAGCGGTAAAGCAACGAGGTCCACCAGTTACGTCTGGAATGTTGAACGATCAAGCACCCGTCTCTGGCGTTACAGCGTATCCCGGAAAACTCACCAGAACACAAAACCTAGTACAGTGAGACACAGTGCACAGACAGCAAGTCTATGCGCAACAGTGACTTGGTCGACTGGCTTCTTTCCCCCGGGCAAAAGTAGTCGCTATAGCAACGTACAAGCATACTGGTCCCACTCAGCTTCTGGCAGAAGACGTGGCTGGTGGTTGTTTCATGTGCTTTGTTGCTTTTCGCTTGCTGACTACTGTCTGAAAGCCCAGGTTTGGTCCATGGCTTATCATGCCTTCCCAGAAGCAACTACACGACGCTGTGATAAGGTGACATTGGAATCTCGAAAGGTCAACCATACAGTAGCACACAAGCACATGCAAACTGAAGTGGTATGACCCACTCCACAAATGGATGGGGACGGGGAGGGGGGTAAGGGTGAGGTATCGCCACCACCACACAACGGCCCGACATGCACGGATTCACAGCAGACCCCCTCGGCTTAATCAAAGCCGTGGCACCGGGTAGTTCTTCGAAGATTTGGGCCCCTTTGTGAGGGGGCAAGTGTCACTGTTTCAGATTGTACTGGAAAGTCTTTGAGAAATAATCCTTTGCACTTACGGGACGAACCGCTTCTGGTTTATTAACATTCCGCGGCGGCTTCGTGTCATTCCATTTCTCGTTTGGCGATTCGTATTCCCGCGCCCATCCGTCTTTCGCCACCAGCAATGCAACAGACTCTGTGTACTACTGGTGTCACGCTCAAAAAATACATAGGTTGCAACATGGGGAATCGCCCTGTTGTGCAACGCAACGGGGTCCTTAAAAACACTTTGTAAGTGTGGGACAGTTCGTCCTTAACTGGTGTAGGTGTAACACGGCGCAGTTCAATGCACTGGCACTGCCCATCTGTGTTCTGTGTTGCAGCAGTGCCACAGGATACGTGGAGGGCCCGATGCACACGCAAGCTGCTCGTCTAATCTGCCCCCACAACAAGAAGTACACCATAGTCATAGTGATGAAGTAGTAACTGAATTCACTCTGATAGTTTGGACGCtaagggagaaaacgacggtAGATTAGCCGACGAGGGCTGCTCCAGCCATGCCACCTCAACGAACTCGTTTTCTTGAGGGAAAACCATATCCATTACGAGGCATCAGTAACTCTCTTCTCAGCTGGTCGCGGTGATTCGTTCGGATGCCCTCAGTAGCGACTGGGATGCGAGTTTTCGAACCGAACCATGCAGTTTTACCAACGGTTTTTCCAGTGTcaggggaagggagaaagggacCAGAAATAACTGCGCACACTACGAATGCAAACTGTGTTCCGGTTCAGGATTCAGCTACGTATAGTTCAGAAGCTCACTGAATGCCGTTTTCTCGGCACTATCGCATTTTTTCGCAGCAACCCTGTTCATGTTATGAGGGATGGACCGGAAAGTCTTTATCCCCAGCCGGGGTGTCAGGGACAAACACCGAGGAACAAACTAAAGTAGTGCGCGTTGTCGCTCCGCTATTGAAGAAGGCTTGTGAAATCTCCCGTCTCGTCAACTTTCCTCTTACATCATGAATAGAGTATGTGCAGAGCGTTCCCGGCTACAACTATTTCGACGTGATAGTGGCATGGAGGAAAAATCCACGAGGTTGCTCCGCCTAGTCGTTTGCTGCGAGTCACATATTGAGTGTGTCCAATGGAAAGTTCTTCAGAATTTCAGCGAAGATCGTACAACTGCCGGCCAACATGCCCTGTTTGTCTCGCGTCTCTACCATCCATTAAATCATCGTCCGATTGCTGTTCGATGTATGCCCGCGTTTGCCTCTGAAGTCTTCTGATGCACGGACGGCTTGTTCGCACTTTCTTCAGACGCCCTTGCCACATCGTGTATCACCAAGTGACTAGTGATCCTCCTAACTGCTATTACCGTGCTGTAGGATGCGACATCACAAAGAGATCTTCTTTTCAGGCATTTGTCGGTCATCGAGGCGCCGTATTTTTGTTTCGTGTTGGTCCAATATCTTCAGCAGCGGGCCCTCCACATGACTACTCACTCACGCGATTTTGACTCGacagcagacagaaaaagcaaatttgctgtttcctcttctccaggctGCCGACTGACCCGTTCCTTGTCCTGGCTTATCCGAATCTCTGTCATGTCTCGGTGGGTGGGGCAGCAGTGTTCTGCCCATGTCGAGCATCGGCCGCCCTCGAGACTACCGGGAAGCTTTACTCCAGGGATAGAGAACCCGACTTGCTTTGACCTAAAACAAGCATGCATCCGATCTCACACGTCCTCAACCACTGTGAATGCGCCTTTTCCTGCTGAAAGCTGTTACGAGTGGCCCTAGTCATGGCGCGACTCTGGGGCACGGGAGACTGTACCACGCTTGCGGATGCTGCCAGCGTCGAGAAAGGTAGGTGGGAAGTAGAAGCATCGAGGCACCTGCTGACATCAGCGGGCGGGGGCCCGTAGTTCGCGAGCGCACGATTGTTCGGGAATTCTGTTCCTGGAAGTAAGACAGGACAGCAACTTTCTGCTGCTTATTCTGAGGAACAGCGGGAGCTGTGGTGCTCGGATACAccctttttcgctttttttcgccGAGCACGAACGCCGAGTACGGAAACTCAGCAGAAGCGAGGATGTTCCTAGCCCCTTCTGGAATCTACGTCGTCCAGGATAGATCAGGTTGCTCCGCCTACCGGCGGCGGCAGCCTGTGTGTGGAGCGGGCGTTTTGCTCTTCGCTTTCAGCACGGTGGCAGCGTAATTTTCTCGCATCCTTCTGAAATCATCTCGACAGTCCTCCACGCCGCTACGCATGCCCTATGTTACATTGCCAtcttggttttctctctttgtgaGCGCGATGTCGCGCGAGAGTCGTGGTAGGGCCCCCGCCTAGCGTCACGCGGTCGAACTTCCCGGTTGTTTTTGTCATCTGTCACTCAAGAACTCCCTCGTGGTCGCCTCCCCCTTGAAGAGGCACTTTAGTACGTATTTCTGTCCACCTGCGGGACGGAATTTTTTTTCTACGAATTCCGCCGACGGACTTGGCCTTCACCCCGGCGGCGTCCGGGACGCTTCGGCGCCATGGCGGGGGGGAGACGCccggaaacagaaacagtcTCACTGTCTTCACTAGaccgccttctctcgtcgtGTTTACCTTCCCCACTGCGTAAAACTGctgttttcctcctcctcgtcgccgctgTGTGCAAGAACATCCCTCAAACGGCGGCTGCGGGGCCGATCGAAATTCCAGCCCCCGCGCCACACGTTATCAGAAAGCAGAGTTCGCGTGGAGTGTCGAACCAGCAGCACCTACCTTCCGATGCTTTTTCTAATCCCTCTTCTTTCACAGCAGTTGGGTTAGACGATTTGTTACCTGCCCCCTCCACTGACGAACAAGTTCCAGGTTCTGACCGAGGGACGCAACAAAGTGGCCAGTCACGGAGACCATTTGGAAATGATGTGGCGACCAGCGCGACAGGAAATGAGGAGGCTGCACAGACGAAAATTTTTCGCCAAGGCAGTGTTCGGAAGTCAAGGAAGCCCTCGCATGCTCCTATAGGCGCTGAGGATGACGCGTCTACAGTGACAAGGTTCACCGACCCAACAGGAAGTCCTAACGCTGAACTTCCATTCCTGGAGAAAGTTGTTGAGAGTAAGAGGGGCAGCACCGCCGGTGGACCTCGAGGTTCGCGATCAATCGCAAAGCGGAGAAGTCCTTTCATTGCTGAAGTGATGTGGCAGCAACCTTTCCAAATTCCCCAGGACTTGCTGGAAACACAAGGGACGGTTGGAGCTGACCCGCAGAAGGCTGAGTGGGAAGACAAGAAGCCAGGGGATCTGCTCGTTGATTCTGTTCTCCCGAGCATCGCGCCGGAACCACCCCACTTCGCGCTGGAAAACCCTGTAAAAAAACAGGGatcgtctgcttcgctggggTTGACCGACGGCGACACCAAGACGGGAGACAGCGCCGTCATTGCGGAACAGGCTCCACAGGAAGtagaacagaaagaaagatcAACCGGATCTATCCGACAGCCGTTGATAGATGCAATGGCGTCTGTGGATGCGTTGCCGAATGCACCTGTCACAGCCGAGACCGAGATTCCCATGCTTCTGGGCTCAGCTGCGCCCGGTCGTGATTTTGCCTCAGGCCCCGCAAGTTTTGAATCCCCCccccctctgcctcttcctcaaCGAGAGTCCGACGTATACTTGTGGGGAGGAAGCTTCTTTCCAGGCTTGCAAGGCACCACTGATGGCATGCTGGCGCAGCACCGAGGCGATTCCACTAGTgctcttttgtctctgctcGCAGGTGACAATACTAGTTTGGAGTCGCAGCAAAGCGACCCTCTCAAACTTTTACAGTGGGTTCAAAAGCCCCATACAGTGACAGAAACCGACGCGCATGGACTTTTGAACATAGGCGGCAGCAACGCGCCCTTTCACGACTTCGGTGGACCCCTACAACTGCCACTGGTGGGCCTGCAGCCGACGCCTGCGTTCTCCTTTTCACGCACAAcaggagaaagtggaggCGAACACCAGCTGCCCGCGAGTATTGATCACTTTCTGAAGGGCCCTCCGCCTCTCATGAAGCAAGCTTCGCCGTCTGTAGGAATTGCATCCGTGCTCAGAGAACGCGCTGATCAGCCTGGGATTTCCCCTTTCCGTGGAGAGGCGGCACCAGCACACAACGGGAGCACTCCTTCGACAGTAAAATACAGTTCTATGGACGCATATCATGGGCTGAGCTCAGAGACGTCTCGTCCGCCTTCAGAGGTTCAGAACAGAGAGCTCACCCCTGCCACAGGCACTCCACCTTATGGCGGGAACTACTCAGCTTCGTCGTCTGAGATTCCTCCCCGACCCCTCTCTCTGAGCGAACAAGCTGAAAAAGCGGCAAAACTGGTGCGAGGTTTATCCTCTGCCAACCCCCTTCCGCCGGAACTTCAAATGGAGGAGCCTCAAAGGGACATTCGATTTCAGCGAACAGACCGTACTCAGCCGGGGGCGAGTGAACATTCGGCGAATGCACTTGAAGCTGAGGGGCGTCACGCTTTGGAGTCTATTCCACCAAAGGATACATCCGGTCCTAGAACGATCACGAGCCAGCGCAGTGGAGACAAAGGTGAAGGCAGTTCGAGCTACAACGCAGCTAGTGGAGTGACGCCCTCTGAAGATGACCGCCTGAAGAGACCAATGTCTGGAGCAGTCCACGCTCAGACACCTGAGTCCAAACAAAAGCGCGGAGTTCCCAGATTCAATATGGGTGCACTTAGACGTACAGCCACTCCAGGCATTCAGTGTTTTGCGACCTTCCTTTCTGCGATTCCGGACGAAGATCTGAAGCAGAATTTGCTTGTAGTTGTTGATCAAGACGCAGAACTCACTGAGACTTTTGCTGCGGTGTCGGATTCAGACGATGGCCGGCCCGTATCGAGCATTGTCTCGGCCCTTGACAATATTGGCTTCGCGTTGAGACGTTTGGGTATTCCTAAGAGTGGAGAGGCCGTGTTCAAAGCCGGGATTCTGGTACGCAAATTTCGATACTTGCTCGCGATGTTTGCAGAGCGGCTTTCATCTGGAATATatcagagagacacagaaacagtgCAGGAATGCCTGAGCCAAGAAGTTTCAAGTGCACTACATCGTATTGTGGGATATTTCGAAACGCACAAGCGCGTGCTCGAACAGGCTGGGGTCCCGAGCATCGATAAGTTGTCTTCGGACATTACGTTTTACAGGCGAATTGATAGACTTCTTGAATTGTACTGCCCGCCATACGTGGAATTGGTTCAGCATGAGGACGGCTCAAACGACCTCGATTtcagtctccttcgctcAATTGAAACGGATCCATCGGCAAGAGaactgaagagacagggacTCCTTGGTGAATCTAGCGCGTCTGTGGAAAGCCATACGGAGCCAGACAAGTCTCAGGCAAAGCAATATAGTTCCGGCGCTAAGAGCAGCATGCCAAGGGAAGGACAGGAAGTCGGCGTAAGGAGGGATCTGCACAGTGAAAGCCAGGAAGGTAACGGCAGCACCCGCCTGGCTGGAAAAGGACATCAAGAACTTACCTTTGAACGGGAAGAAACGCCTGGAGGAGCTCACTTGCCCAGTAAGGAAGGACACccgaaggcagaagaagctgaacgAGAAGCGCCTTTTTCGGAAGAGAGTGCTCGAGAGAACAAGCTGCTCGCTGCCATCAAAGAGCTACTCAGTGCCAACCGCCCGAGTTCAAGATCACCTTCTGCACATGAGCAAGCTCGACAGAGTGGCAGCTCTCGAAACAATCCCGTGTCACCTACTGTCGTCTTGCAGTCAGTCactgaaggaaaagaaaaaggtcAACTTCCGGGTGAACCGCTTGCCACACCAATGGCAAACGTAACCAAGAGTTTGCCTGTAAGTTCTTCTGCACGTACGGCTCACAAAACTAATGATGGGGACAAGTCAAGTGAGGTCACGCATCTCGAGTCGGAGCAAAAACGCCAGgtgaaacagagacggaatgataaaaaaacagaacagaCAACGTCGCACAGCAAGGGTCAGCCCGATGTCTCTTCAGTTGCCGAGGTCACCTTGACGTTCCAGTTGAAAACTAAGACCAAAGATGGCGACGCCAACAATGAGACTTCTGCATCTGGAGACGCTGAGGGCGGCAGACACCCAGACGAAGGCGTGGTAGCCGGCCCACGAGAAGGCAACGAGGACCTCCGCCAAAAGCCGAGCAAGAAGCTGGACGACGAGGGCGAGCAGAAAAGTAGCCGATCCCAAATCGGCGGTTCAAGCAGTTCTTCCGTCAGAGAGGGCATTGCAGCcctgagagaggagaacagcgGCACATCCGGGCCCGAGCTGCCATCAGGGTCTCATACGCAGGCATCTGAAACAGCTTCGAATAGTGCTGCTacaagaaagacaagatCGAGGAGTCAAGACGACGACGTCAACATCCAGGCGAAACCAAGCATCATCCTGTCTTCGACGAAGGATACAGGCGTCGGGAAATCTGAATCGTTGGTGACGCCACAAGTGCTCCGATCTCGTGCAGTGGTCCTGACAGCTGAAGCGCTCGCATTCCCTCAAGCCACCGAGACTGTCGTGATGCCTGGACAGCAAGCAGTTGTGGCCGCACAACATCGAGCAACTGCATGGACTGGGACGGATGGTTCACACGAACAAGCTGCGCCACGACGCCCTTAAGCGGCTAGCCTTACGGTCCGTGCAGTGTCACCACTTCCAGAGTCGCCTGGGGTTCCGCTACGCGAGTCAACGAGGCGACGATTTTTAACTGGTGCTTCAGCTGAATCCTGCCCGTAACCAAAGAGCCCACTGTTGAAGCAGTCCCGTGGACAAAAGTTGGGCACTTCAAGCGGAGAAAGTGGTACGAAAAGGTGACCTGGAGGGGGGCCAGGGGTGTTGAAAGAGGGACCGGAACTAGTAGAAGGAGACGTTTCGTCAGGGAAGACAGATGATGTGAAAGACTCGAAGAAGTGGATATACAATAAAAGCCAAGGACGTAGCGAAATCGAAAGGCTGTAGGCGGAGTGTGCGGGTAAAACGCATCAGAAACATCGTGAAGGAAGTCATTGGCAGTAATGGTAGCAGCTTACGGAGACGAGCGGCGAGTGTGGCATTCTGGGAGAGCTGAATAGGTCAAATAGGGTAGTTCACACGTTGACTGGGTTACCACAGGAACCATGCCACAAATGACAACCATAGGATGATTCTTACCTTTTATGTTTTTGTTGCACGGTCACTGCCCGCAAATGCCGCTTGATTGTACATAAGCTTCGGAGAGCTCGCCATTCACTCTGTggagaaacacaggaaaTGGAATGTGTATCAAATGAATATCGCATGCGAAGATATATCTGTCTCTTTAATTGGGTCATGTCCGTCATGTGCGTCCAC contains the following coding sequences:
- a CDS encoding hypothetical protein (encoded by transcript TGME49_306895~Predicted trans-membrane domain (TMHMM2.0):25-45:59-82:94-117:120-143) translates to MEDTAQSTPTTAVSAKKNAWMQASRLGLRGFSIIYGIMCVYLLTQTSKDLTVEGEKPPAMRWLTAISCVGLVGSTLGCLVSFESWKTRSMTSVTILAFTINFILSIISIFVVCFTHFSIFWIIFTALHIFLSLMSSGAAYGSFATTAKPAPVDETTPLTIDQVTGGDVA
- a CDS encoding hypothetical protein (encoded by transcript TGME49_306890), whose amino-acid sequence is MAGGRRPETETVSLSSLDRLLSSCLPSPLRKTAVFLLLVAAVCKNIPQTAAAGPIEIPAPAPHVIRKQSSRGVSNQQHLPSDAFSNPSSFTAVGLDDLLPAPSTDEQVPGSDRGTQQSGQSRRPFGNDVATSATGNEEAAQTKIFRQGSVRKSRKPSHAPIGAEDDASTVTRFTDPTGSPNAELPFLEKVVESKRGSTAGGPRGSRSIAKRRSPFIAEVMWQQPFQIPQDLLETQGTVGADPQKAEWEDKKPGDLLVDSVLPSIAPEPPHFALENPVKKQGSSASLGLTDGDTKTGDSAVIAEQAPQEVEQKERSTGSIRQPLIDAMASVDALPNAPVTAETEIPMLLGSAAPGRDFASGPASFESPPPLPLPQRESDVYLWGGSFFPGLQGTTDGMLAQHRGDSTSALLSLLAGDNTSLESQQSDPLKLLQWVQKPHTVTETDAHGLLNIGGSNAPFHDFGGPLQLPLVGLQPTPAFSFSRTTGESGGEHQLPASIDHFLKGPPPLMKQASPSVGIASVLRERADQPGISPFRGEAAPAHNGSTPSTVKYSSMDAYHGLSSETSRPPSEVQNRELTPATGTPPYGGNYSASSSEIPPRPLSLSEQAEKAAKLVRGLSSANPLPPELQMEEPQRDIRFQRTDRTQPGASEHSANALEAEGRHALESIPPKDTSGPRTITSQRSGDKGEGSSSYNAASGVTPSEDDRLKRPMSGAVHAQTPESKQKRGVPRFNMGALRRTATPGIQCFATFLSAIPDEDLKQNLLVVVDQDAELTETFAAVSDSDDGRPVSSIVSALDNIGFALRRLGIPKSGEAVFKAGILVRKFRYLLAMFAERLSSGIYQRDTETVQECLSQEVSSALHRIVGYFETHKRVLEQAGVPSIDKLSSDITFYRRIDRLLELYCPPYVELVQHEDGSNDLDFSLLRSIETDPSARELKRQGLLGESSASVESHTEPDKSQAKQYSSGAKSSMPREGQEVGVRRDLHSESQEGNGSTRLAGKGHQELTFEREETPGGAHLPSKEGHPKAEEAEREAPFSEESARENKLLAAIKELLSANRPSSRSPSAHEQARQSGSSRNNPVSPTVVLQSVTEGKEKGQLPGEPLATPMANVTKSLPVSSSARTAHKTNDGDKSSEVTHLESEQKRQVKQRRNDKKTEQTTSHSKGQPDVSSVAEVTLTFQLKTKTKDGDANNETSASGDAEGGRHPDEGVVAGPREGNEDLRQKPSKKLDDEGEQKSSRSQIGGSSSSSVREGIAALREENSGTSGPELPSGSHTQASETASNSAATRKTRSRSQDDDVNIQAKPSIILSSTKDTGVGKSESLVTPQVLRSRAVVLTAEALAFPQATETVVMPGQQAVVAAQHRATAWTGTDGSHEQAAPRRP